In Zobellia roscoffensis, the following are encoded in one genomic region:
- the prmA gene encoding 50S ribosomal protein L11 methyltransferase, protein MSNTIYIEYNFTVVPLQPGSDILIAELGEVGFESFVENEEGVLAYIQKGDWNENILESVEILDNELFKVEFSIKEIEQENWNATWEENFEAIQVADKCVVRAPFHEKPNVQYDIVIEPKMSFGTGHHETTHMMLQFILENDFDGKDVLDMGSGTGVLAILTAMKNAKHIDAIDIDNWCYLNAKENVERNECDHISVFEGDASLLGERKYDTIIANINRNILLADIPVYAENLKENGTLFLSGFYEEDIPLISETCVKSGLKFEKNLQKNNWVAVKYVF, encoded by the coding sequence ATGTCGAATACCATATATATTGAGTATAATTTTACCGTAGTCCCGTTGCAACCTGGTTCAGATATTTTAATAGCGGAACTTGGTGAGGTAGGTTTTGAGAGTTTCGTTGAGAATGAGGAAGGGGTGTTAGCCTATATCCAAAAGGGTGATTGGAACGAGAATATTTTGGAGTCCGTAGAGATTTTGGATAATGAATTGTTTAAAGTTGAATTTTCAATAAAGGAAATAGAACAAGAAAATTGGAATGCCACTTGGGAAGAGAATTTTGAGGCTATTCAAGTAGCTGATAAGTGTGTGGTTCGTGCTCCATTTCATGAAAAGCCCAATGTGCAATATGATATAGTTATTGAGCCAAAAATGAGTTTTGGTACAGGACATCATGAGACCACACATATGATGCTTCAGTTTATTCTTGAAAATGACTTTGACGGAAAAGATGTTTTGGATATGGGAAGTGGCACCGGAGTCTTGGCGATTTTAACCGCTATGAAAAATGCCAAACATATTGATGCTATTGATATTGATAATTGGTGCTATTTAAATGCAAAGGAAAACGTAGAACGTAATGAATGTGACCATATTTCTGTGTTTGAAGGAGATGCTTCGTTATTGGGAGAACGAAAATATGATACTATAATAGCAAATATCAATAGGAATATTCTATTGGCAGACATTCCTGTTTATGCTGAAAATCTGAAAGAAAACGGAACTCTTTTTTTAAGCGGTTTTTACGAAGAAGACATTCCATTAATATCAGAAACCTGTGTAAAGTCAGGATTAAAATTTGAAAAAAATCTGCAAAAAAATAATTGGGTTGCGGTAAAATACGTATTTTAG
- the tpiA gene encoding triose-phosphate isomerase, translating into MRSKIVAGNWKMNKNLAETEALLTELAAKLPDTQAEVMVAPTYVNLASAVKTLDSSVIEVIAQNMHFAENGAYTGEISADMLLSIDINTAIIGHSERRAYFGETDEILAKKVVTALGKNIRVMFCFGEELEDRKSDNHFKVVESQLKNALFSLEASDWSKIVLAYEPVWAIGTGETASPEQAQEMHAFIRKTITEAYDATIANNVSILYGGSVKPANAVEIFGKPDVDGGLIGGASLVADDFVAIIKAI; encoded by the coding sequence ATGAGAAGTAAAATTGTTGCAGGAAACTGGAAAATGAATAAAAACTTGGCTGAAACAGAAGCTTTGTTGACTGAATTGGCGGCTAAATTGCCTGATACACAAGCTGAAGTTATGGTTGCCCCAACGTATGTAAACTTGGCCTCTGCTGTTAAAACTTTAGATTCTTCGGTAATTGAAGTTATTGCTCAGAATATGCATTTTGCTGAAAACGGTGCCTATACAGGTGAGATTTCTGCAGATATGTTGTTAAGTATCGATATTAATACAGCAATAATAGGTCACTCCGAAAGAAGAGCTTACTTTGGTGAAACCGATGAAATATTGGCTAAAAAAGTTGTGACTGCATTGGGTAAAAACATTCGTGTAATGTTTTGTTTTGGTGAAGAACTTGAGGATAGAAAATCAGATAATCATTTTAAGGTAGTAGAAAGTCAATTGAAAAACGCACTTTTCTCTTTAGAGGCTTCTGATTGGAGTAAAATAGTTTTGGCTTATGAGCCAGTTTGGGCTATTGGTACGGGAGAAACAGCTTCGCCCGAACAAGCGCAAGAAATGCATGCTTTTATTCGTAAAACAATTACAGAAGCTTATGACGCGACTATCGCCAATAATGTTTCTATTCTATACGGAGGTAGTGTAAAACCTGCTAATGCAGTAGAGATTTTTGGTAAGCCAGATGTAGACGGTGGTCTTATTGGTGGTGCCTCATTGGTTGCAGATGATTTTGTAGCTATTATAAAGGCAATCTAA
- a CDS encoding BT_3928 family protein produces MKYLVGISRVFVGILFIISGFIKLNDPVGFSFKLEEYFSSGVLDLPFFEPHALAISIFVVIFEVLLGVMLLVGFRVKFTVWSLLLMIIGFTFLTFYSAYFNKVTDCGCFGDAIKLTPWESFTKDIILLVFIIILFKGRQFITPIIGANAKRIATLASLVLCIGYCVYVLNHLPVIDFRPYKIGANITEGMTVPDDAPKPIYDYAWRFKVGGEDKIIVTQGDYPQVDGDFIDVETTEVQKGYEPPIHDFTIEQEGVNFADSLLQEPKLVMIIAYDLHKTNRDTYSEVKKVTDKAIKKGYRVIGMSASNDELKAALIKDYKLNFEFYFTDETALKTIVRSNPGALVLEKGTIKQKVHYNDLDELIFD; encoded by the coding sequence TTAGTTCAGGAGTTCTTGACCTTCCATTTTTTGAACCCCATGCTTTAGCAATTTCTATTTTTGTAGTGATTTTTGAAGTACTTCTGGGGGTAATGCTTTTGGTGGGTTTTAGAGTAAAGTTTACCGTATGGAGCTTACTGTTAATGATTATTGGTTTTACGTTTCTAACATTTTATTCGGCGTATTTTAATAAGGTTACAGATTGCGGCTGTTTTGGGGATGCAATTAAACTTACACCATGGGAATCGTTTACAAAAGATATTATTCTTCTGGTTTTTATCATTATTCTTTTTAAGGGCAGACAGTTTATTACCCCTATTATTGGTGCCAATGCTAAAAGAATTGCAACGCTCGCATCATTAGTGCTTTGTATAGGATACTGTGTTTATGTGTTAAATCACTTACCTGTTATTGACTTTAGGCCCTATAAAATTGGAGCTAATATTACTGAAGGTATGACTGTGCCAGATGATGCACCTAAGCCGATTTATGATTATGCATGGCGGTTTAAGGTTGGGGGAGAGGATAAAATAATTGTAACCCAAGGAGATTATCCGCAGGTAGATGGTGATTTTATTGATGTGGAAACTACAGAAGTACAAAAGGGCTATGAGCCGCCTATTCATGATTTTACCATAGAGCAGGAGGGAGTTAATTTTGCAGATTCACTACTGCAAGAACCTAAGTTGGTAATGATAATAGCGTATGACCTTCATAAGACAAACAGAGACACCTATTCTGAGGTTAAGAAAGTGACGGATAAGGCTATTAAAAAAGGTTACAGGGTAATTGGCATGTCTGCCTCTAATGATGAGTTAAAAGCAGCTTTAATAAAGGATTATAAGCTTAATTTTGAATTTTATTTTACAGATGAGACAGCATTAAAAACTATTGTCCGATCTAATCCTGGTGCATTGGTTTTGGAAAAAGGAACTATAAAACAAAAAGTACATTACAATGATTTAGACGAGTTGATTTTTGATTAA